One window of Dermacentor albipictus isolate Rhodes 1998 colony chromosome 9, USDA_Dalb.pri_finalv2, whole genome shotgun sequence genomic DNA carries:
- the LOC135909221 gene encoding uncharacterized protein encodes MACSVAFSCPECQAPMANNGAVASHCQRVHRDVHTVARCCGELFFSRGSYASHCGSHHPHAFVCAQCKTNFDSGAQLKSHQTAFVKTYTCPMCGRREPKLAKLTSHVERAHAVILDQRYVLVDVRRQAASRAEKRRGVMRKVLRAVVPCCGSLLPVGAALELSYTCGFGSEDAYREPFVDALCEPAAPDDDAASLEETGESAVRFFGQRPVVLTSHP; translated from the coding sequence ATGGCGTGCAGCGTAGCGTTCTCCTGCCCCGAGTGCCAGGCCCCGATGGCCAACAACGGGGCCGTGGCGTCGCACTGCCAGCGCGTGCACCGGGACGTGCACACGGTCGCCCGGTGCTGCGGCGAGCTGTTCTTCTCGCGGGGCTCGTACGCGAGCCACTGCGGCTCCCACCACCCGCACGCGTTCGTGTGTGCCCAGTGCAAGACGAACTTCGACAGCGGCGCGCAGCTCAAGAGCCACCAGACGGCCTTCGTCAAGACGTACACCTGCCCAATGTGCGGCCGGCGCGAGCCGAAGCTGGCGAAGCTGACGAGCCACGTTGAGCGCGCACACGCCGTCATCCTCGACCAGCGCTACGTGCTCGTCGACGTGCGACGACAAGCGGCCAGCCGCGCCGAGAAGCGGCGCGGCGTGATGCGCAAGGTGCTGCGCGCGGTGGTGCCCTGCTGCGGGTCGCTGCTACCCGTCGGCGCCGCCCTGGAGCTTTCGTACACGTGCGGCTTCGGCAGCGAGGACGCGTACCGCGAGCCGTTCGTCGACGCGCTCTGCGAACCGGCTGCGCCGGACGACGACGCGGCAAGCCTCGAGGAGACCGGCGAGAGCGCCGTGCGCTTCTTCGGTCAGCGGCCCGTGGTGCTCACCAGCCACCCCTGA